Proteins encoded in a region of the Chryseobacterium piperi genome:
- the rnc gene encoding ribonuclease III, with the protein MELQKYFSKFLLKQRKRKLTERDYFLSTELNKILGTEVENVALYREAFSLKNSSKNQDSNYERLEFLGDSVLGTIISCHLFQTYPRANEGYLTQMKSKIVNRKNLNKLGEDLKLTDLLIKQNSVALGENISGNLFEALIGAVYLDFQYDTCKKIILERLLTPSEINKLENKIVSYKGLLLEWSQKKKLHIKYETCEEVQANKAIVFRCHVWLGDEKIANATETSKKKAEEKAAQRAFYILNKKENILGNSKTL; encoded by the coding sequence ATGGAGTTACAGAAATACTTTTCTAAATTCCTTCTCAAACAAAGAAAAAGAAAATTAACGGAGAGAGACTATTTTCTCAGCACTGAACTCAATAAGATATTAGGTACTGAGGTAGAAAATGTTGCTCTTTACCGGGAAGCTTTTTCTTTGAAAAATTCTTCTAAAAATCAAGACAGTAATTACGAAAGGCTTGAATTTTTGGGAGATTCTGTTTTGGGTACAATTATCTCTTGTCATTTGTTTCAGACTTATCCTCGGGCTAATGAAGGATATTTAACACAAATGAAATCTAAGATTGTTAATAGGAAAAATCTTAATAAATTAGGGGAAGATTTAAAGCTGACTGATCTTTTAATCAAACAAAATTCTGTAGCTTTAGGCGAAAATATCTCCGGAAACTTATTTGAGGCATTAATCGGTGCTGTTTATCTGGACTTTCAATATGATACTTGTAAAAAGATCATTTTGGAACGACTACTGACGCCCTCTGAGATTAATAAACTCGAAAATAAAATTGTAAGCTACAAAGGCCTTCTGCTTGAATGGAGCCAGAAGAAAAAGCTGCATATAAAGTATGAAACCTGCGAAGAGGTTCAGGCTAATAAAGCGATCGTATTTCGCTGCCATGTATGGCTGGGAGATGAGAAGATTGCCAACGCTACTGAAACTTCGAAAAAGAAGGCGGAAGAAAAAGCTGCACAACGGGCATTTTATATTTTAAACAAAAAAGAAAATATACTTGGAAATTCAAAAACTTTATGA
- the fabF gene encoding beta-ketoacyl-ACP synthase II, with protein MELKRVVVTGFGAITPIGNNAKDYWENLVKGESGAAPITLFDATNFKTKFACEVKGFDPLQHFDKKEAKKMDRNTQLGLVAAREAVAHSRIIEDNVDKNRVGVIWGSGIGGLETFETEVLGWANTDIPRFNPFFIPKMIADITPGHISIEYGFHGPNYTTVSACASSANALIDSKMLIQLGKADVIVCGGSEAAVTASGVGGFNAMMALSTRNDDPKTASRPFDKDRDGFVLGEGAGTIILEEYEHAVKRGATIYAELKGGGLSADAHHMTAPHPEGLGAYLVMKNCLEDAGLTADEVDHINMHGTSTPLGDIAESNAISKLLGEHAYDIQINSTKSMTGHLLGVAGVIEAIAALGTIIHGTVPPTINHFTDDENIDSRLNFTFNEAVKKDVKVAMSNTFGFGGHNACVLFMKI; from the coding sequence ATGGAATTAAAAAGAGTAGTTGTAACCGGTTTTGGCGCAATAACACCGATTGGAAATAATGCGAAAGATTACTGGGAAAATCTTGTTAAAGGTGAGAGCGGTGCAGCTCCGATTACTCTTTTTGATGCCACAAACTTCAAAACCAAGTTCGCTTGCGAAGTCAAGGGTTTTGATCCATTACAGCATTTTGATAAGAAAGAAGCTAAAAAAATGGACCGAAATACCCAGTTAGGGCTTGTTGCTGCCAGAGAAGCAGTAGCGCATTCCAGAATTATCGAAGACAATGTGGATAAAAACAGAGTCGGCGTAATCTGGGGTTCCGGAATCGGAGGTTTAGAAACTTTTGAAACAGAAGTTTTAGGATGGGCTAATACTGATATTCCAAGATTCAATCCATTCTTTATTCCTAAAATGATTGCGGATATTACCCCTGGACACATCTCTATTGAGTATGGTTTCCATGGTCCCAATTATACTACTGTATCTGCCTGCGCTTCTTCTGCAAATGCACTCATCGATTCTAAAATGCTGATCCAATTGGGGAAAGCAGACGTTATCGTATGTGGAGGATCTGAAGCAGCTGTTACAGCAAGTGGTGTTGGAGGGTTTAATGCTATGATGGCACTTTCTACAAGAAATGATGATCCTAAAACAGCTTCAAGACCTTTTGATAAAGACAGAGATGGCTTTGTATTAGGTGAAGGTGCAGGAACCATTATTCTTGAAGAATATGAGCACGCGGTAAAACGTGGCGCAACAATTTACGCAGAATTGAAAGGAGGCGGTCTAAGTGCAGATGCACATCATATGACAGCACCTCATCCTGAAGGTTTAGGCGCTTATTTAGTAATGAAAAACTGTTTGGAAGACGCAGGGTTAACTGCTGATGAAGTAGATCATATCAACATGCATGGTACATCTACTCCATTAGGAGACATTGCAGAATCTAATGCAATTTCTAAATTATTAGGAGAGCACGCTTACGACATTCAGATTAATTCTACCAAATCAATGACGGGTCACCTTCTGGGTGTTGCCGGAGTTATTGAGGCGATTGCTGCGTTGGGAACTATTATTCATGGTACAGTTCCTCCTACCATCAATCATTTTACTGATGATGAAAATATTGACAGCAGACTTAATTTTACATTTAATGAAGCTGTGAAAAAAGATGTAAAAGTAGCCATGAGCAATACTTTTGGATTTGGTGGGCATAATGCCTGCGTTCTGTTTATGAAAATCTAA
- a CDS encoding acyl carrier protein, whose translation MSDIASRVKAIIADKLDVEETEVTPEASFTNDLGADSLDTVELIMEFEKEFNIQIPDDQAEKITTVGHAIAYIEEVVNK comes from the coding sequence ATGTCAGACATTGCATCAAGAGTAAAAGCTATCATCGCTGATAAGCTTGACGTTGAAGAAACAGAGGTGACTCCTGAAGCTAGCTTCACTAACGATTTAGGAGCTGATTCATTAGATACAGTTGAATTAATCATGGAGTTTGAAAAAGAATTTAATATTCAAATCCCTGATGATCAAGCTGAAAAAATTACTACTGTAGGTCACGCTATCGCTTATATCGAAGAAGTAGTAAATAAATAA